The following proteins are co-located in the Panthera uncia isolate 11264 chromosome F1, Puncia_PCG_1.0, whole genome shotgun sequence genome:
- the FCAMR gene encoding high affinity immunoglobulin alpha and immunoglobulin mu Fc receptor, with amino-acid sequence MDREASAKPGEGQCFLQVTKQRAGWKLPIFLTLCLLQGSALTPPQRRPHLRCLRTVSLPSAPRLWAKETLTPFSPLCGRGKTSIADANALKGPRLVSGEPGGTVTIQCHYAPLAINVYERKYWCRLSPLTSFCHTIVSTTGYAHLGYRGRVTFADFPQRGLFVVRLSQLSPDDVGRYRCGIGKRNDMVFFSMNLTVSAGLSSAVPPPTLAAGELLVASLGTATLAANRWTPATSRMTERQGTGFHRVALTPGTRKTTASAEGRQTPGTTGAAALGTGSRVESSVRTTVPIPESSASTIGDMSNTTEGVWVWDTNGSVGDSGRPSEEGREITTTEADRPQEEAERVRTALDVVGKVIGIRPTTLVSEKRVQEILQEATAIAKPQALGSIERTTPAAGVWTLGPSSIQVASEEGATEGDLGMPAGHSDPQATPNQAPAAGPRRPLGKGYSMKRASPGERNISRILTPVSTVLFPLTLVALVLLQRRLRINRTSQETERTAGVTLIQMTHFLELSLQPDQLPHVERKIFRDESPPQARLTVPERHPGPQGMEQ; translated from the exons gttCTGCTTTGACCCCTCCACAGAGAAGACCCCATCTCAGATGCCTGCGGAccgtctctctgccctctgcaccCCGCCTCTGGGCCAAGGAAACACTCACTCCTTTCTCACCCCTCTGCGGGAGAGGGAAGACATCCATCGCAG aCGCAAACGCACTGAAGGGCCCGAGGCTGGTGTCTGGGGAGCCGGGGGGAACTGTCACCATCCAGTGCCATTATGCCCCCTTGGCCATCAACGTATACGAGCGGAAGTACTGGTGCCGTCTCAGCCCCCTGACGTCGTTCTGCCACACCATTGTGTCCACCACCGGCTATGCTCATCTTGGCTACCGTGGCCGCGTGACATTCGCAGACTTCCCGCAGAGAGGCTTGTTTGTGGTGAGGCTGTCCCAGCTGTCCCCGGATGATGTGGGCCGCTACCGCTGTGGCATTGGGAAGAGAAACGACATGGTCTTCTTCAGCATGAATCTGACCGTCTCTGCAG GTCTTTCCAGCGCCGTCCCCCCACCCACTCTGGCTGCTGGTGAGCTCCTCGTGGCATCCCTTGGAACAGCAACACTGGCGGCCAACAGATGGACCCCAGCAACCTCCCGGATGACAGAAAGACAAGGGACAGGATTCCACAGAGTTGCTCTGACTCCAGGAACCAGGAAAACAACAGCTTCCGCTGAGGGCAGGCAGACCCCAGGAACAACTGGGGCAGCAGCTCTAGGGACAGGTAGTCGGGTAGAGAGTTCTGTCCGGACAACAGTCCCCATTCCAGAGAGTTCGGCTTCAACCATCGGAGATATGTCCAATACGACAGAAGGTGTTTGGGTGTGGGACACCAACGGCTCGGTAGGGGATTCGGGCAGGCCCAgcgaggaagggagggagataaCAACTACTGAGGCCGATAGGCCACAAGAAGAAGCAGAGAGGGTCAGAACAGCTCTGGATGTAGTTGGGAAGGTCATAGGGATCAGGCCAACAACTCTGGTCTCAGAAAAACGGGTGCAGGAAATCTTGCAAGAAGCAACAGCCATTGCTAAGCCCCAAGCCCTGGGCTCCATTGAAAGAACTACCCCAGCTGCAGGCGTGTGGACCCTGGGGCCCTCCAGCATACAGGTGGCGTCTGAGGAGGGAGCTACCGAAGGGGACCTAGGCATGCCTGCTGGACACAGCGATCCCCAAGCAACGCCGAACCAGGCCCCGGCAGCTGGGCCCAGGAGGCCCCTGGGCAAGGGGTATTCCATGAAGAG GGCTTCTCCAGGAGAGAGAAACATCTCTCGGATCCTGACTCCTGTCTCTACGGTGCTCTTCCCCCTCACGCTTGTGGCTCTCGTCCTGTTGCAAAGGAGGCTCCGGATAAACAGGACCT CTCAGGAGACAGAAAGGACAGCGGGGGTCACCTTGATTCAGATGACGCATTTCCTGGAACTGAGCCTCCAGCCAGACCAGCTGCCCCACGTAGAGAGGAAGATATTCCGGGACGAGTCTCCTCCTCAGGCCCGTCTGACTGTCCCCGAGAGGCACCCTGGCCCCCAAGGAATGGAACAATAA